Proteins from a genomic interval of Xiphias gladius isolate SHS-SW01 ecotype Sanya breed wild chromosome 23, ASM1685928v1, whole genome shotgun sequence:
- the hmmr gene encoding hyaluronan mediated motility receptor — MSFSRAPLKRFNEHVGCAPPPGSYEIKTGDLKGAASFDKSDRFRPLKAAAGAALPPPSPSRNVLVSPVRRTLSVDGLVEGSSVKKEKNGMTMERKQQKLLEKEIRSLVQQRGEQDRRLLALEEELKKGEAKLLAAVRERTGLAATVTTLERQRAELKKVNEFLKNKVSADTTKKRINSLTMELMEARNTLDVKNKELSVLQINTEGHLKVLETDLQAARATATALKDRNKDLEDLHQVTKIQNEQLENENARLHAVIRELREEIRVVQGYLDEANDQIQDLRLKLQENTLENTFAGSQLKTVKQLETKLEQRTTELETTQDMLRHNEKEAQRFQQEMRVSKDSLWEMEKRLENQDMKLKSAQRSVSDMEEQMKLANQEVHNSQATVRQQEAELARLREVLRRTEKELDERVAHLVQRCLFSEEERSKTQEEGLKRVQELKTELNLLKESKRDEKQSYIQLQQEHAALTEELEKEKALVDSLSVLVEQEREESEERFRQLKDELEEVLGELAVLEEQEQTRQEVVEKSQEALQRLQEENNELERQLSDTSAMMEGAKEALKGAEERQKELEEEAARVTQQMEEEIDKVVKQKEEEIKRMRNGLEEHQERQLAEAKAKEENAKMLLEVQACLAQKDEEMKSMEMNHAGLIRQLQQELQLQTKEKEEALGYLEEQRGQSVTQLQIEKEKAKKLRQEVSLEKEEIMEQLQQERKERVKIQTTLQEERRALEVEKRDHQQFRSEVLRLQAVLERVDEEKKSLLSQAELKDQSRLALENQLNLATQERNQLQSRLDDVEQECLSFQAKLHLMEHLQCEQVEVLTQEKVTLQWEMEEQRQELQRQITEAQERSSPSSETEHWRQQYEELFAKVRPFQEQLDAFAAERNALLNENGANQEELNKLADAYARLLGHQNQKQKIKHVVKLKDENISLKQEVSKLRSQVSRQKSDLEQLKSKLPSASRRRFDPSKAFQHDKENRQTEATEPLQEGNHYD; from the exons atgtctttttcaaGAGCCCCTCTGAAAAGGTTCAACGAGCACGTAG GTTGTGCCCCTCCACCGGGGTCCTATGAGATTAAAACCGGGGACCTCAAGGGAGCTGCGTCCTTCGACAAATCTGATCGATTCCGACCTCTTAAGGCAG CTGCTGGGGCTGCTCTGCCACCACCATCGCCTTCCAGAAATGTCCTGGTGTCACCTGTCCGTAGGACTTTGTCTGTTGATGGTCTT GTTGAAGGGTCAAGtgtaaagaaagagaagaatgGCATGACCatggaaagaaaacagcagaaactcCTGGAGAAAGAG ATAAGGTCCCTGGTGCAGCAGCGAGGAGAGCAGGATCGTCGGTTGCTGGCCCTGgaagaggagctgaagaagGGGGAGGCCAAGCTGCTGGCCGCAGTCAGGGAGAGGACAGGCCTCGCTGCCACTGTTACAACACTTGAAAGACAGCGGGCTGAGCTCAAGAAAGTCAATGAGTTCCTAAAAAACAAg gtttctgCTGACACTACAAAAAAGAGAATCAATTCACTAACAATGGAGTTAATGGAAGCAAGGAACACTTTGGATGTTAAAAACAAG GAGTTAAGTGTCCTTCAGATTAACACTGAAGGCCATCTGAAGGTGCTTGAAACTGACCTCCAAGCTGCCAGGGCTACTGCCACAGCTCTAAAGGACAGGAACAAAGACTTGG AGGACCTCCATCAAGTGACAAAAATCCAGAATGAACAGCTGGAAAATGAGAATGCTAGGTTACATG CTGTAATACGTGAGCTAAGGGAGGAGATCAGAGTTGTGCAGGGATACCTGGACGAAGCCAATGACCAGATccag gatCTCCGCTTGAAGCTTCAAGAAAACACACTGGAGAACACTTTTGCAGGTTCTCAGCTGAAGACAGTAAA GCAACTAGAAACCAAACTAGAGCAGCGCACAACTGAGCTAGAAACCACTCAAGATATGCTGAGACATAATGAGAAGGAGGCACAGAGATTCCAGCAAGAGATGCGGGTGTCCAAGGATTCCTTATGGGAGATGGAGAAGAGGTTGGAGAACCAAGACATGAAGCTTAAGTCTGCCCAGAGGTCAGTGAGTGACATGGAGGAGCAAATGAAGTTGGCCAACCAAGAAGTTCACAACTCTCAAGCAACAGTCCGGCAGCAGGAGGCAGAGCTTGCCAGACTAAGGGAGGTGCTCAGACGGACGGAGAAGGAACTGGATGAGAGAGTGGCACATCTTGTACAGCGGTGTCTTTTctctgaggaagagagaa GCAAGACTCAGGAGGAGGGGCTGAAGAGAGTACAAGAGTTAAAGACAGAGCTCAACTTGCTAAAGGAGAGTAAAAGAGATGAGAAACAGAGCTATATTCAGCTTCAGCAAGAACATGCTGCTCTTACTGAGGAactggagaaagaaaag GCGCTTGTAGACTCACTGTCTGTGCTGgtggagcaagagagagaggagtccGAGGAGCGGTTTAGACAGTTAAAAGATGAGCTGGAGGAGGTGCTGGGAGAGCTCGCTGTCTTAGAGGAGCAGGAACAGACGaggcaggaggtggtggagaaaAGTCAGGAGGCCCTCCAGAGGTTGCAGGAggaaaacaatgagctggagAGACAACTGAGTGATACCAGTGCAATGATGGAGGG TGCCAAAGAGGCTCTgaagggagcagaggagagacagaaagaactGGAAGAGGAGGCAGCAAGAGTGACCcagcagatggaggaggaaatCGACAAAGTGGTTaaacagaaagaagaggagatcAAGAGAATGAGGAATGGATTAGAGGAGCACCAGGAGAGACAGTTAGCTGAAGCAAAAGCAAAGGAGGAGAATGCAAA AATGTTGCTGGAGGTGCAGGCTTGCCTTGCACAGAAAGATGAGGAGATGAAGTCCATGGAGATGAACCACGCTGGTCTGATCCGTCAGCTACAGCAGGAGCTACAGCTGCAgacaaaggagaaagaagaggctCTGGGATATCTAGAGGAACAGAGAGGTCAGAGTGTTACTCAGCTCCAAATTGAGAAGGAAAAGGCAAAGAAACTACGACAGGAGGTCAGCctggaaaaagaggaaataatggAACAGCTccaacaagaaagaaaagagagagttaAAATTCAGACAACCCTTcaggaggaaaggagagcaTTGGAGGTTGAAAAGAGAGACCACCAGCAGTTCAGGTCAGAAGTGCTCAGACTACAGGCAGTTCTTGAGAGAGTAGACGAGGAAAAGAAGAGTCTTCTGTCTCAAGCAGAACTAAAGGACCAGTCCAGGCTCGCTCTTGAAAATCAACTGAACTTGGCGACACAGGAGAGAAATCAGCTTCAGTCTCGCCTAGATGATGTTGAACAAGAGTGTTTGAGCTTCCAGGCCAAATTACACCTTATGGAACACCTGCAGTGTGAGCAGGTAGAAGTACTGACTCAGGAGAAGGTCACACTGCAGTGGGAGATGGAGGAGCAGCGACAGGAACTCCAAAGACAAATAACTGAAGCACAAGAGAGGAG CTCCCCAAGTTCAGAGACAGAACATTGGAGGCAACAATATGAGGAGCTGTTTGCTAAAGTCAGGCCCTTCCAG GAACAGCTTGATGCATTTGCAGCAGAACGAAATGCACTACTTAATGAGAATGGGGCAAACCAGGAGGAGTTAAACAAGCTGGCTGATGCTTATGCTCGCCTGCTGGGCCACCAGAACCAGAAGCAGAAGATCAAACATGTGGTAAAGCTGAAAGATGAGAACATCTCCCTGAAACAG gaGGTGTCTAAGCTTCGCTCCCAGGTGAGCCGGCAGAAGAGTGATCTGGAGCAGCTGAAGTCAAAGCTCCCCAGTGCTTCTCGCCGCAGGTTTGATCCCAGCAAAGCTTTCCAACATGATAAGGAGAACAGGCAAACTGAAGCAACTGAACCTCTTCAAGAAG ggAATCATTATGACTAA